Proteins from one Oscillatoria nigro-viridis PCC 7112 genomic window:
- the psb27 gene encoding photosystem II protein Psb27 — MKHYISRLLALVLVVVIGVAGCTNVPATLSGDYGQDTLALVKSLRTALTLPEGTPEKAAAQAKARTSINDFFAAYRRDPALTKLASFTTMRTALNSLAGHYSSYPNRPVPEKLKKRLESEFQQIEAALSRGA, encoded by the coding sequence ATGAAGCATTACATTTCTCGTCTGTTAGCCCTGGTATTAGTTGTTGTCATCGGCGTAGCGGGCTGTACCAATGTTCCGGCCACTCTGAGTGGAGATTACGGTCAAGACACATTAGCATTAGTGAAGAGCTTGAGAACAGCGCTCACTTTGCCAGAGGGCACGCCGGAAAAAGCAGCCGCTCAAGCCAAGGCTCGCACAAGTATCAACGATTTTTTTGCTGCCTACCGCCGCGATCCCGCTCTTACCAAGCTGGCCTCTTTCACGACAATGCGGACGGCATTAAACTCTTTGGCTGGACATTACAGTTCCTATCCAAACCGTCCCGTTCCTGAAAAATTGAAAAAGCGTCTTGAGTCAGAATTTCAGCAGATTGAAGCTGCTCTTAGCAGAGGAGCTTAA
- a CDS encoding DNA replication/repair protein RecF encodes MYLKTLHLRQFRNYFDQKVAFDAPKTILVGNNAQGKSNLLEAVELLSTLKSHRVGRDRDLILDSKPIGQIDATLERQTGAIDLALTLRSGARRICKLNGEPLRRHLDFLSVLNVVQFSCLDLDLVRGGPEGRRNWIDRLVIQLEPIYAHILQQYNQILRQRNALLKRSKEIRKAEFSESFDKMRFIGSETPEDQNIAEFPMPNAPFPIPSSQFPIPSSELALWDAQLATAGARVIRRRDRILERLMPLARNWHRSISGSGEVLDVKYDANIEVGAELIAKDNLEGVRQAFLEKIQKRAIAEQFQGTTLVGPHRDDITFTINNTPARQYASQGQQRTLVLALKLAELQLIEEVVGEAPLLLLDDVLAELDLSRQNQLLETIQERFQTLITTTHLGAFDAQWLRQTQILSVVAGQINRF; translated from the coding sequence ATGTATTTGAAAACGCTTCACCTACGGCAGTTTCGGAACTACTTCGATCAAAAAGTAGCGTTTGACGCTCCCAAAACCATTTTAGTAGGAAATAACGCTCAAGGAAAATCTAACTTGTTAGAAGCGGTAGAGTTGCTTTCTACATTAAAAAGCCACCGGGTAGGGCGCGATCGCGATTTAATACTCGACTCAAAGCCGATCGGGCAAATTGATGCTACACTCGAACGTCAAACCGGAGCGATCGACTTAGCTTTAACTCTTCGCTCTGGGGCGCGCCGGATCTGCAAGCTCAACGGTGAACCGCTGCGCCGCCATTTAGACTTTTTGAGCGTCTTAAATGTAGTGCAATTTTCTTGTTTGGATTTGGACTTAGTGCGCGGCGGGCCCGAAGGAAGGCGCAATTGGATCGATCGCCTAGTCATCCAGTTAGAACCGATTTACGCTCACATTTTGCAGCAGTACAACCAAATTTTGCGCCAGCGAAACGCTCTGTTGAAACGTTCTAAAGAAATCAGGAAAGCGGAATTTTCCGAAAGTTTTGACAAGATGCGATTTATCGGATCTGAAACTCCCGAAGACCAAAATATTGCAGAATTCCCAATGCCCAATGCCCCATTCCCCATTCCCAGTTCCCAATTCCCCATTCCCAGTTCGGAATTAGCTTTGTGGGACGCGCAGTTGGCGACAGCGGGCGCTCGCGTCATCCGCAGGCGCGATCGAATTTTGGAGCGGTTGATGCCTTTAGCTCGAAATTGGCACCGTTCAATTAGCGGTTCAGGAGAAGTTTTAGATGTGAAATACGATGCTAATATTGAAGTAGGGGCGGAATTGATCGCTAAAGATAATCTCGAAGGAGTGCGACAAGCATTTTTAGAGAAAATTCAAAAAAGGGCGATCGCAGAACAGTTTCAAGGAACCACTTTAGTCGGCCCCCACCGCGACGACATTACATTTACCATTAACAATACCCCAGCTCGTCAATACGCATCCCAAGGCCAGCAGCGAACTCTGGTATTAGCATTAAAATTAGCCGAATTGCAGCTTATTGAAGAAGTCGTCGGCGAAGCGCCTTTACTATTGCTCGACGACGTACTTGCAGAACTCGATCTGAGCCGCCAAAATCAACTTTTAGAAACAATTCAGGAACGATTTCAAACTCTGATTACTACAACTCACCTAGGTGCTTTTGATGCTCAGTGGCTGCGACAAACCCAAATTCTCTCCGTCGTTGCTGGACAAATCAATCGATTTTAG
- a CDS encoding polysaccharide deacetylase family protein produces the protein MSPKGNKKRVIKTVIFIGLTLTISLLSENKKTANSNPLIPIAPVENPPPNLLKPRKLKTPPSPSPTPSPKPPEQPLVFAPPAQFRSQIVYKAGINNSKVIALTFDDGPTPETLKILEVLQKHQVVGTFFCLGANLREYPEIAKRVVQAGNAIGNHTWHHYSHNVTEKTASDEIDNTGVHIYRSTGAKSLLFRPPGGRLNNGLADYAKKKNYVVVMWSIDPKDFLQPPAAAIARSVLSQASTGAIVLLHDGGGNRQQTVEALSAIIPKLKQQGYRFLTVPQLLQMQVAQKQQTADQKSP, from the coding sequence ATGAGTCCCAAAGGCAATAAAAAACGGGTTATTAAAACCGTTATATTTATCGGATTGACCCTCACAATTTCTCTGTTGTCGGAAAACAAAAAAACCGCCAATTCAAATCCGCTAATACCGATCGCACCCGTTGAAAATCCCCCGCCAAACCTCCTGAAACCCCGAAAACTCAAAACACCTCCTTCTCCCTCCCCAACTCCCTCTCCCAAACCTCCCGAACAACCTTTAGTCTTCGCACCGCCGGCGCAATTTCGCAGCCAGATTGTGTATAAAGCCGGTATTAACAACTCAAAAGTTATCGCCCTGACATTTGACGATGGCCCAACGCCTGAAACTTTGAAAATATTAGAAGTTTTGCAGAAACATCAAGTTGTGGGCACATTTTTCTGCTTGGGTGCAAATTTGCGGGAGTATCCAGAAATTGCGAAAAGAGTTGTGCAAGCGGGAAATGCGATCGGCAACCATACTTGGCATCACTATTCTCATAATGTTACCGAAAAAACAGCCTCCGATGAAATAGATAATACTGGTGTTCATATTTATCGATCGACTGGGGCAAAAAGTTTGTTGTTTCGCCCTCCCGGCGGGCGCTTAAATAACGGTTTGGCAGATTACGCTAAAAAGAAAAATTATGTAGTGGTGATGTGGTCGATCGACCCTAAAGACTTTCTGCAACCTCCGGCGGCTGCGATCGCCCGTAGCGTGCTATCCCAAGCTTCAACGGGGGCGATCGTATTGTTGCACGACGGCGGCGGAAATCGCCAGCAAACAGTCGAGGCCCTATCTGCAATTATTCCCAAACTCAAACAGCAGGGATATCGTTTTCTAACCGTGCCGCAATTGCTGCAAATGCAAGTAGCCCAAAAACAACAAACTGCCGATCAAAAATCCCCATAA
- a CDS encoding family 10 glycosylhydrolase, whose product MKIAPTRIANFQHQRRFFSAVTAVLTSSFISQLVWPFIGNQPALAQTSAYCQLSQEQVNQKEDLRRAALSGKPESQQAYFAVLNKHAREIAECRQKTWPETQAIWLRLYPCDVRPGEIDRVLDKVVNKGYNQVYIEVFYDGQVLLPAADNPTAWPSVLRNRGYEKYDLLEKAIAKGKQRGLKVYAWLFTMNFGYTYSQRPDRQQTLAINGKNQTTLTVVQDPGINDDLGEVPGNQAFIDPYNPQARQDYTLLVNQIIKRQPQGMLFDYIRYLRGVGPASVATKVQDLWIYGPASQQVLLQRATNQQGRDLIQRYLTKGFINPNDVQAVVKQYPTEREPLWQGRISQAMSVATTASRSQNAASRSASTTPAANKPNPASPTPKPTPPLPDTGTLQKDLWKLSVAHAVQGILDFLGIAIQPAQRMGIPVGAVFFPTANQAINQGGYDSRLQPWDTFPAAIEFHAMSYGNCGDVSCIVPQVQRTVSLAPAGAKIIPAIAGDWGKPLKNRPSLEIQMRAIRSATPQINAVSHFAFGWQEPEDERARQTCRL is encoded by the coding sequence ATGAAAATTGCACCAACTCGCATCGCGAATTTTCAACACCAGCGACGCTTTTTCAGTGCGGTAACTGCTGTTTTAACCAGTAGCTTCATCAGCCAGCTTGTTTGGCCGTTTATCGGAAATCAACCAGCTTTGGCCCAAACATCAGCCTATTGCCAATTATCCCAAGAACAGGTCAATCAAAAAGAAGACTTGCGCCGCGCCGCGCTGTCGGGAAAACCGGAATCTCAGCAAGCATATTTTGCTGTTTTGAACAAACACGCGCGGGAAATAGCAGAATGCCGCCAAAAAACTTGGCCCGAAACCCAAGCAATTTGGCTGCGTTTGTATCCCTGCGATGTCAGACCCGGAGAAATCGATCGAGTATTAGACAAAGTTGTGAATAAAGGCTACAACCAAGTCTATATCGAAGTGTTTTACGATGGTCAAGTGCTGCTCCCAGCAGCCGACAATCCTACGGCTTGGCCTTCTGTTTTGAGAAATCGCGGTTACGAGAAATACGATTTGTTAGAAAAGGCGATCGCCAAAGGCAAACAACGAGGTTTAAAAGTTTATGCTTGGTTGTTTACAATGAACTTTGGCTATACCTATTCTCAGCGTCCCGACAGACAGCAAACCCTCGCTATCAACGGTAAAAATCAGACAACTTTAACAGTAGTTCAAGACCCAGGAATTAACGATGACTTAGGAGAAGTTCCGGGCAATCAAGCCTTTATCGATCCGTACAACCCACAAGCACGGCAAGACTATACTTTGTTAGTAAATCAAATAATCAAGCGCCAACCGCAAGGAATGTTATTCGACTACATTCGCTATCTACGGGGCGTCGGGCCTGCTTCAGTTGCTACAAAAGTTCAAGACTTGTGGATTTACGGCCCAGCATCGCAGCAAGTTCTTTTGCAGCGGGCTACCAATCAGCAAGGGCGAGATTTAATTCAGCGGTATTTGACTAAAGGATTTATCAATCCTAATGACGTTCAAGCAGTAGTCAAACAGTATCCAACTGAGCGAGAACCTCTTTGGCAGGGCCGAATTTCGCAGGCGATGTCAGTAGCAACTACAGCTTCTAGAAGTCAGAATGCCGCATCCAGATCTGCCTCAACAACTCCCGCAGCTAACAAGCCAAACCCTGCAAGTCCCACACCAAAACCGACACCGCCGCTTCCCGATACTGGCACTCTGCAAAAAGACCTGTGGAAACTGAGCGTTGCTCACGCAGTCCAAGGGATTTTAGATTTTTTGGGGATAGCAATTCAACCAGCTCAAAGGATGGGAATTCCTGTAGGAGCCGTGTTTTTTCCCACTGCAAATCAAGCGATAAATCAAGGAGGATATGATTCTAGATTGCAGCCTTGGGACACATTTCCGGCTGCTATAGAATTCCACGCCATGTCTTACGGAAATTGCGGGGATGTAAGCTGCATTGTGCCGCAGGTGCAGCGGACAGTAAGTTTAGCGCCTGCAGGAGCAAAAATTATTCCTGCCATTGCTGGAGATTGGGGAAAACCTCTAAAAAATCGGCCGTCTTTGGAGATTCAAATGCGGGCAATTCGCTCGGCGACGCCGCAAATTAATGCGGTGAGTCATTTTGCTTTTGGGTGGCAAGAACCGGAGGATGAAAGGGCGCGGCAAACTTGCCGATTGTAG
- a CDS encoding bifunctional sterol desaturase/short chain dehydrogenase: MVNYSIVGAVAIGSVCWAEIIRDFYHVASHYWAPLQKLHTWHHRVFRPNLTPVSETIYKQAHWRHDVPEAAAMMVLGLLLWVVAYFGLPEYHWGAAAGCIYTLGFLLSAIARGIGIKGADKLTDITHQPGDFLTPPGKWLVNKPYHWRHHFDNQNAYYCGTFTLIDKLMGTALSLKGKTVAVTGASGTLGRSLLKNLHKAGAKVIALTSGNEEITLNLEGESLPVKTITWQTGQEADLALLLEKIDILVINHGINVHGERTGEAIANSYEINTFSAWRLMELFFLTVRTNENIACKEVWINTSEAEVIPAVSPLYELSKRALGDLVTLRRLDAPCIVRKLILGPFKSNLNPIGIMSPDWVAQQIVKQAKADVRNIIVTINPLTFIVFPIKEFFVSLYFQIFSRKAISEIKASAASEKSSVESKIN; this comes from the coding sequence ATGGTAAATTACTCTATAGTCGGCGCTGTGGCAATAGGTTCTGTCTGCTGGGCAGAAATAATACGAGACTTTTATCACGTCGCGTCCCATTATTGGGCACCCCTGCAAAAGCTGCACACTTGGCATCACCGCGTTTTCCGCCCGAATTTGACCCCCGTCAGCGAGACAATTTACAAGCAAGCACACTGGCGTCACGACGTGCCCGAAGCTGCGGCGATGATGGTTTTGGGCTTGTTGCTGTGGGTTGTAGCTTATTTTGGGCTGCCGGAATACCACTGGGGCGCAGCAGCCGGTTGTATTTATACTTTAGGCTTTTTGTTGAGCGCGATCGCCCGCGGGATCGGTATCAAAGGTGCAGACAAATTAACCGACATCACCCACCAACCGGGAGACTTCCTGACTCCCCCTGGCAAGTGGTTAGTTAATAAACCTTATCACTGGCGGCACCACTTCGACAATCAAAATGCTTACTATTGCGGTACTTTCACCTTAATAGATAAACTTATGGGTACAGCACTTTCTCTCAAAGGCAAAACTGTAGCCGTCACCGGTGCATCGGGAACTTTAGGGCGATCGCTTCTCAAAAACCTGCACAAAGCTGGTGCAAAAGTTATCGCCCTCACCTCTGGAAATGAGGAAATTACTTTGAATTTAGAGGGCGAAAGTTTACCTGTAAAAACCATAACTTGGCAAACTGGCCAAGAGGCAGACTTAGCCCTATTGTTAGAAAAAATCGATATTCTCGTCATCAATCACGGGATTAACGTACACGGAGAAAGAACAGGAGAAGCGATCGCAAACTCCTACGAAATTAACACTTTTTCCGCGTGGCGGCTGATGGAACTCTTTTTCTTAACAGTCCGCACTAACGAAAACATCGCTTGCAAAGAAGTCTGGATCAACACTTCAGAAGCAGAAGTAATTCCCGCTGTCAGTCCCCTCTACGAACTCAGCAAACGCGCCCTGGGAGATTTAGTCACCCTGCGGCGGCTGGACGCGCCCTGCATCGTTCGCAAACTGATTTTAGGGCCGTTTAAAAGCAACTTAAACCCGATCGGCATCATGTCTCCCGACTGGGTAGCGCAGCAAATTGTCAAACAAGCTAAAGCTGATGTTCGCAATATCATCGTGACAATTAATCCTTTGACTTTTATAGTTTTTCCAATCAAAGAGTTTTTTGTTTCTCTTTACTTCCAAATTTTCAGCCGGAAAGCGATTTCAGAGATTAAAGCATCGGCGGCATCGGAAAAATCTAGCGTTGAATCTAAGATTAATTGA